In one Candidatus Ozemobacteraceae bacterium genomic region, the following are encoded:
- a CDS encoding glycosyltransferase family 2 protein has product MFRALKDYPIRSILLLLFLGLTLLSIFSYLLARTAMFLLMDYRWYEKSLAFFLLLAESFILVHGFGYFINLFHILTAKKTVEKRVRREAALTAFPPVAIVVASYREPLEVVENTLTCFYNLTYPNKRLYFLDDTRYDLPGQDPGELLAYREKIDALCRYLNVDVFRRRWHGAKAGLINDFLDFISGNPREGSSLLEFSGLDRSEREKYLCIFDADMNPLPGFVEPLVAMMEERPKMAFIQTPQYYSNFEANRVAHASGLQQAVFYEYICEGKSLGDAMFCCGTNVMFRVDALLDVGKFDETSVTEDFATSLKFHRRGWSSAYRSFVCTFGMGPEDLGGYFKQQFRWALGTVGLFRQILGEFVRNPGQMSLYKWWEYALSGTHYFIGWALFTMIVCPILYLFLEVPSYFAWPGFYFLLFTPYILLSMTVFFWTLTRRNYRLRDAIRGQLLLAVTFPVYMKASFLAMLGKRGSFQVTPKNGGHSLPLYELWPQLVLATLSLAAVVWGINRVYYEQTQVAAVLANSFWCLYHSVVLFSVLYFNDPENLTE; this is encoded by the coding sequence ATGTTCAGGGCATTGAAGGACTACCCGATCCGGAGCATCCTCCTGCTCCTGTTTCTCGGTCTCACCCTCCTTTCGATCTTCTCCTATCTCCTGGCCCGGACCGCCATGTTCCTCCTCATGGACTACCGGTGGTATGAAAAGAGCCTCGCGTTTTTCCTGCTGCTCGCCGAGAGTTTCATCCTGGTTCACGGGTTCGGGTATTTCATCAACCTGTTCCATATCCTCACCGCCAAAAAAACGGTCGAGAAACGGGTGCGCAGGGAAGCGGCGCTGACCGCGTTCCCCCCCGTCGCGATCGTCGTCGCCTCCTACAGGGAGCCGCTCGAGGTCGTGGAAAACACCCTGACCTGCTTCTACAATCTCACCTACCCGAACAAACGGCTCTACTTCCTCGACGACACCCGCTACGACCTTCCCGGCCAGGACCCCGGGGAGTTGCTCGCATATCGGGAAAAAATCGACGCGTTGTGCCGGTATCTGAACGTCGACGTGTTCCGCCGGCGATGGCACGGGGCTAAGGCCGGCCTCATCAATGACTTCCTCGACTTCATCTCGGGGAATCCCCGGGAAGGGTCATCCCTGCTCGAGTTCAGCGGCCTCGACAGGTCGGAGCGGGAAAAATATCTTTGCATATTCGATGCAGACATGAATCCTCTGCCGGGGTTCGTCGAGCCTCTGGTGGCGATGATGGAGGAACGGCCGAAGATGGCGTTCATCCAGACCCCCCAGTATTACTCGAACTTCGAGGCCAACCGGGTCGCTCATGCTTCGGGCCTTCAGCAGGCGGTGTTCTACGAGTATATCTGCGAGGGAAAAAGCCTTGGCGATGCCATGTTCTGCTGCGGAACCAATGTGATGTTCCGCGTCGACGCGCTTCTCGACGTGGGCAAGTTTGATGAAACCTCGGTCACCGAGGATTTCGCGACGTCGTTGAAATTCCACCGGCGCGGCTGGAGTTCGGCGTATCGAAGCTTCGTCTGCACCTTCGGCATGGGCCCGGAGGACCTGGGGGGATATTTCAAACAGCAGTTCCGCTGGGCCCTCGGCACCGTCGGCCTGTTTCGGCAGATTCTCGGGGAGTTCGTGCGGAATCCCGGGCAGATGTCGCTCTACAAATGGTGGGAATACGCGCTTTCCGGCACCCATTATTTCATCGGATGGGCGCTGTTCACCATGATCGTCTGCCCCATCCTCTACCTGTTCCTGGAAGTACCCAGCTATTTCGCGTGGCCCGGCTTCTATTTCCTGCTGTTCACCCCGTACATTCTGCTGTCGATGACGGTCTTCTTCTGGACCCTCACCCGCCGCAACTATCGCCTCCGGGACGCCATCCGCGGCCAGCTGCTGCTCGCGGTCACCTTCCCCGTCTACATGAAGGCGTCGTTCCTGGCGATGCTCGGGAAACGCGGCTCGTTCCAGGTGACGCCGAAGAACGGCGGCCACTCGCTGCCGCTGTATGAGCTCTGGCCGCAACTGGTGCTCGCGACCCTCAGCCTCGCGGCCGTGGTGTGGGGAATCAACCGGGTCTATTATGAGCAAACCCAGGTCGCGGCCGTCCTCGCGAACTCCTTCTGGTGCCTGTATCATTCGGTCGTCCTGTTCTCGGTCCTGTATTTCAACGATCCCGAGAACCTGACCGAATGA
- a CDS encoding glycosyl hydrolase: protein MSRNRVPGAAFFVVATLLLWLCGCGVPVPEDRNAGPPLVGVNLEGFPARNDLDHVRTEAGFAPDVVGFYLQWPSDPAEPPPPGLASSLEDISSAGALPMVTWEPMFLTNGSETAIPGTDIFAGRWDAYLESMGRLFASAPGPVLVRFAHEMNIDRYHWGGPLEAFTASSPPLYRSMFGYVERAVRAAGASNTLWIFCPNVESVPDPASVASAAWNTMGAYFPGTDLVDIAGLDGYNWGDTRTRVKHGWDSSWRRFPDLFGPALADIRSIVGTMPVVIGETASARSGGDRAAWISEAGANLRSMGLCGIVWFHLHKEEDWKLTASEGRSLRGNGERTDPRDWAGRLLKRRNAY, encoded by the coding sequence ATGAGCCGGAACCGCGTTCCCGGCGCGGCGTTTTTCGTCGTCGCAACGCTTCTGCTGTGGCTCTGCGGCTGCGGCGTTCCCGTCCCGGAAGACCGGAACGCCGGGCCGCCTCTCGTCGGGGTGAACCTCGAAGGGTTTCCCGCGAGGAACGACCTCGATCACGTCAGAACGGAAGCGGGTTTTGCGCCCGACGTGGTCGGATTCTACCTGCAGTGGCCGTCGGATCCCGCCGAGCCGCCCCCGCCCGGCCTCGCATCGTCTCTGGAAGACATTTCGTCGGCCGGGGCGCTCCCGATGGTGACCTGGGAGCCGATGTTCCTGACGAACGGCTCCGAAACGGCAATACCGGGAACGGACATCTTCGCCGGTCGCTGGGACGCCTATCTGGAATCGATGGGCCGCCTGTTCGCGTCAGCCCCCGGTCCCGTCCTGGTACGTTTCGCCCACGAAATGAATATCGATCGCTATCATTGGGGCGGTCCGCTCGAGGCGTTCACGGCATCCAGCCCGCCCCTCTACCGGAGCATGTTCGGCTACGTGGAACGGGCCGTCCGGGCGGCGGGAGCCTCGAACACGCTGTGGATCTTCTGCCCCAACGTCGAATCGGTTCCCGATCCCGCATCGGTCGCCTCTGCCGCCTGGAATACGATGGGGGCGTATTTCCCCGGAACCGACCTGGTCGATATCGCCGGTCTCGACGGGTATAACTGGGGCGACACGAGGACACGCGTGAAACACGGCTGGGACAGCTCCTGGCGGCGGTTTCCCGACCTGTTCGGGCCGGCGCTTGCCGACATCCGCTCGATCGTCGGCACCATGCCCGTCGTGATCGGGGAGACCGCGTCCGCCAGAAGCGGAGGCGACAGGGCCGCCTGGATTTCAGAAGCCGGCGCGAACCTCCGGTCGATGGGACTCTGCGGGATCGTCTGGTTCCACCTTCACAAGGAGGAGGACTGGAAACTGACCGCTTCGGAGGGCAGATCCCTGCGCGGGAACGGAGAACGGACGGATCCCCGGGACTGGGCCGGCCGGCTTCTGAAACGGCGAAACGCCTACTGA